GGCGAACGCGCCGACGACGCGATCCGCGCGATCCGTGCCACCTGGGGACGGCGGATACCGGAGTACCACGGGCCGCAGTACGACATCGCCGGCCTCGTCGTCGAACCGCACGCGGCGCGCACCGAGCTGCCCATCTGGGTGGGGGGTCGCACCCGGCGGTCACTGCGACGCGCGATCGCGCTGGGCGACGGCTGGACGCCGTTCGCGCTGTCGTTCGAGCAGGTAGCCGAGATGCTGGCCTGGGGTCGCGCGCGTCCGGAGTGGGAGCGTCGCGACGGCCCGCTCGATGTGATGCTGTCTGTTTCGCTCGACCCGCTCGGTGATCCGGACCGCACTCGGCGCACGCTCGACGCCGCGCGCGCGACGGGCGCGACGTTCCTCGCGGTCAGCTTCGAAGCCGACTCACCGCTCCACTTCGTCGAACATCTCGATGCGCTCGCGCAGCTCGAGTCTTAGCGCGCGTCGGGAGTGCCGAAGACGCGCGCCGCGTTCTCGCCGAGATATCCCGTCATGGCCTCCGGACGCAGCGGCAACGCTCTTCCTTCGCGCAGCGTTCGCTCCACCGTCATGAGCGGGAAGTACGACGACCACATCACCTTCTCGCGCCCACGTGAGTCCATGAACCGTACGAGCTGTTCGGGCAGGTACTTCGGCGCGAACCCCGCGGTCATGAGGTACACGCTCGGGTGCTTCACGAGCATCGAGATCGTCTCGTCGACCCACGGGTCGCCCACGTGGCTCATCACGATCGGAAGGTCCGGGAAGCACAACGCGACCTCGTCGACGAGGATCGTGCGTTGCAGGCGCGCCGGCTTCATCGGCCCGGGCACACCCACGTTGATGCACACCGGCACCCCGAGATCGCAGGCCGCGGTGTAGAGCGGGTAGCCGAGCGGATCGTCGATCGGGATACCCGTCCACATCGGGAGGATGCGGACGGCGCGTATCCCGTACTCCTCCACGGCGATGCGCACGTGGCGGGCCGCCTGATACCCGAGCTTGGGATCGAGCCCGACCGCACCGAGGAAGCGCCCGGGATGCGCGGCGACCGCTTCGGCCACCGCCCGGCACGTGGTGTGCACCGCCTCGTCGTCCATCTGCATCGCGGGCACGAACGGCGGCGTTATGTCGCGCGGCACCTTCGCAAGCAGCCCGTAGTCGACGCCGTGCTCGTCGTAGTCTCGGATGACGTCGTCGGGCGTACCGCCCGTCGCGTACGCGCTCGACTGTGCGGAGAACAAGCGCGCGACCGCAGGATCCGGGGCGGCTGAGCCTTCTTCGGCCGGAAGCGCCACGTACGTGTCGAAGATCACGTTGGTACTGTACCGAGCGTGAACGACGAACCGGTCATTGTCACCGAAGACGACGGCGTGCTCACCGTCGTGCTCAACCGTCCGGAGAAGCTCAACGCGGTCAACCTGCCGATGAGCCGGGCGCTCGACGAGGCAACCTGGCGCTTCGGCGATCGCGAAGACCTCCGAGTGATGATCATCACCGGGACCGGCCGGTACTTCTGCGCGGGCCTGGACATCAGTGACGCGGGGCAGGACGAACGACGCGAGTTCGAGGGTGAGACGGAGACCGCAATCGCGGCGCGGCGGAAGTACCGGCAGCGCCACCATGTTCTCCACGACGAGTTCGAGAGCATCGAGAAGCCGATCATCCTCGCCGCGCAGGGACCGTGTCTCGGATTGGGGCTCGAGATGGCCGCGTCGTGCGACTTCCGGTTCTGCACGCCCAACACGCACTTCGGTCTGCCGGAGGTCGCGCGTCTCGGCGTGATCGCGGGCAGCGGCGGCATCAGCCGCGTCACACGGCTCATCGGGCCGCACTGGTCGAAGTGGATCAGCATGGCGGGCAAGAACGTCGACGCGGAGATGGCGCTCCGCATCGGGTTGGTCCACGAGATCTACCCCGAGGGCGAGTTCATGGACCGCGTGTCTGCGTTCGCACGTGAGCTCGTGGAGATGCCGGCGGACGCGATGGGAGTGGCGAAGCTCACGATCGACATCTGTACCGCCGAGGACCGTGAGAAGACGCGCCACATCGAGCGTCTCGGTGTCGCCTCGTTGGGCGGCAACCGGAGGAGGCCGTCGAGCGCCGACCTGCCGAAGGCGTAGGCGGTAGCTTCCCGCTGTGCGATTCGTTGCGACCGAGCTCACCGACGACGAGCGGGCGCTCCAGCGGGAGGTTCGTGAGTTCCTCGACGTCGAGCTCGCGCACGGCTACTACGAGCCGGGACTCGGCATGGCGTCGGGCGCGTCGAAGGCCCTCTCCCGCAAGCTCGGCGAACGCGGCTGGCTCGGCATGGCGCTCCCCAGGGAGTACGGCGGCGGCGAGCGCAG
This genomic interval from Acidimicrobiia bacterium contains the following:
- a CDS encoding amidohydrolase family protein encodes the protein MIFDTYVALPAEEGSAAPDPAVARLFSAQSSAYATGGTPDDVIRDYDEHGVDYGLLAKVPRDITPPFVPAMQMDDEAVHTTCRAVAEAVAAHPGRFLGAVGLDPKLGYQAARHVRIAVEEYGIRAVRILPMWTGIPIDDPLGYPLYTAACDLGVPVCINVGVPGPMKPARLQRTILVDEVALCFPDLPIVMSHVGDPWVDETISMLVKHPSVYLMTAGFAPKYLPEQLVRFMDSRGREKVMWSSYFPLMTVERTLREGRALPLRPEAMTGYLGENAARVFGTPDAR
- a CDS encoding enoyl-CoA hydratase/isomerase family protein produces the protein MNDEPVIVTEDDGVLTVVLNRPEKLNAVNLPMSRALDEATWRFGDREDLRVMIITGTGRYFCAGLDISDAGQDERREFEGETETAIAARRKYRQRHHVLHDEFESIEKPIILAAQGPCLGLGLEMAASCDFRFCTPNTHFGLPEVARLGVIAGSGGISRVTRLIGPHWSKWISMAGKNVDAEMALRIGLVHEIYPEGEFMDRVSAFARELVEMPADAMGVAKLTIDICTAEDREKTRHIERLGVASLGGNRRRPSSADLPKA
- a CDS encoding LLM class F420-dependent oxidoreductase produces the protein MKLGIATPVLTRTAGHHAAWLSTGTIEDVAQIVSEADQLGFDFCTCSEHVGIPDVEIGRRGAAYWDPLATFGFLAARTSDIRFVTWVLVLAYHHPLELAKRYGQLDLMSNGRLVLGVGVGTLREEFDALGATFEGRGERADDAIRAIRATWGRRIPEYHGPQYDIAGLVVEPHAARTELPIWVGGRTRRSLRRAIALGDGWTPFALSFEQVAEMLAWGRARPEWERRDGPLDVMLSVSLDPLGDPDRTRRTLDAARATGATFLAVSFEADSPLHFVEHLDALAQLES